The Oncorhynchus kisutch isolate 150728-3 linkage group LG8, Okis_V2, whole genome shotgun sequence DNA segment TCCTGTTCTCTAGAATCAGATCAAACCCAGTCCAACAACATGCCCTGTTCTCTAGAATCAGACCATACCCAGTCCAACAACATGCCCTGTTCTCTAGAATCAGATCATACCCAGTCCAACAACAACAGGCCCTGTTCTCTAGAATCAGATCAAACCCAGTCCAACAACAACATGTCCTGTTCTCTAGAATCAGACCATACCCAGTCCAACAACAACATGTCCTCTTCTCTAGAATCAGACCATACCCAGTCCAACAACAACATGTCCTGTTCTCTAGAATCAGACCATACCCAGTCCAACAACATGTCCTGTTCTCTAGAATCAGATCATACCCAGTCTAACAACAACATGTCCTGTTCTCTAGAATCAGACCATACCcagtccaacaacaacaacatgtcctGTTCTCTAGAATCAGATCAAACCCAGTCCAACAACAACATGCCCTGTTCTCTAGAATCAGATCAAACCCAGTCCAACAACAACATGTCCTGCTCTCTAGAATCAGATCAAACCCAGTCCAACAACAACATGTCCTGTTCTCTAGAATCAGATCAAACCcagtccaacaacaacaacatgtcctGTTCTCTAGAATCAGATCAAACCCAGTCCAACAACATGTCCTGTTCTCTAGAATCAGATCAAACCCAGTCCAACAACATGCCCTGTTCTCTAGAATCAGACCATACCCAGTCCAACAACAACATGTCCTCTTCTCTAGAATCAGACCATACCCAGTCCAACAACAACATGTCCTGTTCTCTAGAATCAGACCATACCCAGTCCAACAACATGTCCTGTTCTCTAGAATCAGATCAAACCCAGTCCAACAACATGCCCTGTTCTCTAGAATCAGACCATACCCAGTCCAACAACATGCCCTGTTCTCTAGAATCAGATCATACCCAGTCCAACAACAACATGTCCTGTTCTCTAGAATCAGACCATACCCAGTCCAACAACAACATGTCCTCTTCTCTAGAATCAGACCATACCCAGTCCAACAACAACATGTCCTGTTCTCTAGAATCAGACCATACCCAGTCCAACAACATGTCCTGTTCTCTAGAATCAGATCATACCCAGTCTAACAACAACATGTCCTGTTCTCTAGAATCAGACCATACCcagtccaacaacaacaacatgtcctGTTCTCTAGAATCAGATCAAACCCAGTCCAACAACAACATGCCCTGTTCTCTAGAATCAGATCAAACCCAGTCCAACAACAACATGTCCTGTTCTCTAGAATCAGATCAAACCCAGTCCAACAACAACATGTCCTGTTCTCTAGAATCAGATCAAACCcagtccaacaacaacaacatgtcctGTTCTCTAGAATCAGATCAAACCCAGTCCAACAACATGTCCTGTTCTCTAGAATCAGATCAAACCCAGTCCAACAACATGCCCTGTTCTCTAGAATCAGATCATACCCAGTCCAACAACAACATGTCCTATTCTCTAGAATCAGACCATACCCAGTCCAACAACATGCCCTGTTCTCTAGAATCAGATCAAACCCAGTCCAACAACAACATGTCCTGTTCTCTAGAATCAGACCATACCCAGTCCAACAACATGCCCTGTTCTCTAGAATCAGATCATACCCAGTCCAACAACAACATGTCCTGTTGTCTAGAATCAGACCATACCCAGTCCAACAACATGCCCTGTTCTCTAGAATCAGATCATACCCAGTCCAACAACAACATGCCCTGTTCTCTAGAATCAGATCAAACCCAGTCCAACAACAACATGCCCTGTTCTCTAGAATCAGATCATACCCAGTCCAACAACAACATGCCCTGTTCTCTAGAATCAGATCAAACCCAGTCCAACAACAACATGCCCTGTTCTCTAGAATCAGATCATACCCAGTCCAACAACATGCCCTGTTCTCTAGAATCAGACCATACCCAGTCCAATAACATGCCCTGTTCTCTAGAATCAGATCAAACCCAGTCCAACAACAacatgtcctgttctctataatcaGATCATACCCAGTCCAACAACATGTCCTGTTCTCTAGAATCAGATCAAACCCAGTCCAACAACATGCCCTGTTCTCTAGAATCAGATCAAACCCAGTCCAACAACAACACGTCCACCAACACAAACAATTATTGAGACTTACAGTCCAACGAGTGCATATATTTTCAGGAGGACAATTTTAGAACTTTTAACGCCAATCAAGAGttttggtgtggtgtgttgtgatgcgcgtgtgtgtgtgtgtacggacaGACCTGTTTAGGCACATTCCTCCTGTAGGTGGTTAATCTTATGACAGGTGTCATATTACCTGTGTGACAGTCCGGCCTCCACCACTGTGTCTGACAGAGAAAGGTCACACCATCAGCTTGCATCATGGGTGTTTGTATACCTTTACAGTCTTTTGGGTGTACAATAGATTTGGCCGTTTTGCACCTGACCAATAGTGTGTGAATTTGAAGGTGTGTAAACTTATTTGCCTTAGTAGTATTTAC contains these protein-coding regions:
- the LOC116374780 gene encoding GATA zinc finger domain-containing protein 14-like; this encodes MSCSLESDQSQSNNNNMSCSLESDQTQSNNMSCSLESDQTQSNNMPCSLESDHTQSNNNMPCSLESDHTQSNNNMSSSLESDHTQSNNNMSCSLESDHTQSNNMSCSLESDQTQSNNMPCSLESDHTQSNNMPCSLESDHTQSNNNRPCSLESDQTQSNNNMSCSLESDHTQSNNNMSSSLESDHTQSNNNMSCSLESDHTQSNNMSCSLESDHTQSNNNMSCSLESDHTQSNNNNMSCSLESDQTQSNNNMPCSLESDQTQSNNNMSCSLESDQTQSNNNMSCSLESDQTQSNNNNMSCSLESDQTQSNNMSCSLESDQTQSNNMPCSLESDHTQSNNNMSSSLESDHTQSNNNMSCSLESDHTQSNNMSCSLESDQTQSNNMPCSLESDHTQSNNMPCSLESDHTQSNNNMSCSLESDHTQSNNNMSSSLESDHTQSNNNMSCSLESDHTQSNNMSCSLESDHTQSNNNMSCSLESDHTQSNNNNMSCSLESDQTQSNNNMPCSLESDQTQSNNNMSCSLESDQTQSNNNMSCSLESDQTQSNNNNMSCSLESDQTQSNNMSCSLESDQTQSNNMPCSLESDHTQSNNNMSYSLESDHTQSNNMPCSLESDQTQSNNNMSCSLESDHTQSNNMPCSLESDHTQSNNNMSCCLESDHTQSNNMPCSLESDHTQSNNNMPCSLESDQTQSNNNMPCSLESDHTQSNNNMPCSLESDQTQSNNNMPCSLESDHTQSNNMPCSLESDHTQSNNMPCSLESDQTQSNNNMSCSL